One genomic window of Methanosarcina acetivorans C2A includes the following:
- a CDS encoding type II toxin-antitoxin system RelE family toxin: MTYQVVLSPDFEKETKIFFKKDPVLYGRFKKTVNSILENPECGKPLRNVLKGLRRVHIGHFVLIYEIDNTNETITFLKFSPHDKAYK, encoded by the coding sequence ATGACATATCAGGTAGTTTTATCACCCGATTTTGAAAAAGAAACAAAGATCTTCTTCAAAAAGGATCCTGTTCTTTATGGCCGTTTTAAGAAAACTGTCAACAGTATTCTAGAAAATCCGGAGTGTGGAAAACCTTTGCGGAATGTACTTAAAGGACTTCGCAGAGTTCACATTGGCCACTTCGTTTTAATCTATGAAATAGATAATACTAATGAAACCATCACTTTTTTGAAGTTCAGTCCTCATGACAAAGCATATAAGTGA